A stretch of Eleutherodactylus coqui strain aEleCoq1 chromosome 2, aEleCoq1.hap1, whole genome shotgun sequence DNA encodes these proteins:
- the LOC136611516 gene encoding uncharacterized protein, with translation MKIAIFFLLVGLCSCNDYSGSCRGIMTPCQIDTIVTFVTLMAWKYEESKGKANNLLHKLCLVDSCNTVLDMICCYTKCSRSGLITDVIDCFDVDIVVKEALRKAFENRNPEEVRNVEAPLDKIIETLFCFLARLIGKVLLGNTLNKVLSELSIVLGPAVNLLANTIGGFVGLTFTPLLAAVNGLLFTVTATVGGVLNTVTSLVSGIVSAVG, from the exons ATGAAGATTGCCATCTTCTTTCTGCTCGTGGGGTTATGTAGTTGCAATG ATTATTCTGGATCATGCAGGGGAATAATGACA CCCTGTCAAATTGACACTATAGTTACTTTCGTTACTTTGATGGCTTGGAAATATGAGGAGTCAAAG GGCAAAGCCAATAATCTGTTACACAAGCTGTGTCTTGTGGATTCATGCAATACAGTTCTG GATATGATATGTTGTTACACGAAATGTAGTAGGAGCGGCCTTATTACAGATGTG ATAGACTGCTTTGATGTTGATATAGTCGTCAAAGAGGCACTCAGAAAAGCTTTCGAG AACAGGAACCCTGAGGAGGTTAGGAATGTTGAGGCACCGCTGGACAAAATTATAGAAACCCTATTCTGCTTCCTG GCAAGACTTATAGGGAAAGTTCTTTTAGGCAACACACTAAATAAAGTACTTTCTGAATTG TCCATCGTGCTGGGTCCAGCTGTGAATTTGTTGGCAAACACAATTGGTGGATTTGTGGGCCTAACTTTTACACCTCTTTTGGCAGCTGTGAATGGACTACTTTTTACAGTCACTGCAACAGTTGGTGGAGTTCTTAATACCGTTACTAGTCTTGTTAGTGGCATTGTTAGTGCAGTTGGTTGA